Genomic segment of Phaenicophaeus curvirostris isolate KB17595 chromosome 26, BPBGC_Pcur_1.0, whole genome shotgun sequence:
CTTTCACAAAGGAGCTGTCCTAAATTCCTGAGAGGTGAAAGAGACCTAATGACACGGCCACAAGGACTCCAGCGATCCAGACTTTATGACTATGCCCCAGGAAAGCCCCCGAGGGTGAACAGACTCAGCTCCTAAGACGCTGTGATGTTGTTTGTGGACCTACAGGTTGGGAAGCGTCTGGAAAGCAGTTCATGAGAAGGTAGCTTGGGATAAACAGTTCCCCAGCAGAAAACACCCTGGAAACAACCCTTATATTAAGGAGCTGCAAATTATAGAGCGGCAAACCTTGGGTTGGAAACTCCATTTCCATGAGATTTCCATATTCCTTTGTGCTAATGAGACAGACCCAGGAAGTTTATGGGTTCAAAtaacagaatgaaaacagaagggaaagcttagtttattttttttaacttcttcagaacaacatttaattttatcttgGTTTAAGCAGTGCTGCCGTTTCCTGAAGACAAAAAGAGAGCAAGCGGGTGCCATGCGAGGATCCTGGGCAAAGGCGCCTGCGGACGGCTCACAGCAGAAAGGGTGGGTCTGAAGGATactgctccagccccacagggGACCAGGGTATCTTGGAAGAGCCCAAATCATCCTCTGTGCTGTCCGCAATAGGCACGTAGACATCCTCCCCTCCCATAAAGGAGTAAGTCGTTCCCTGTTTCTGCCTGCATTACTCTGATGTGCTAAAATGATAAGTGtggagcagaggaaggaatGTGTGCTCAGGCAGAAAAGATGCTTGCTGCAGACAGCTGTTGGGAAACTCCCGAGGAATCGCACGCAGCACAGGCAGAGCTTCAAGCGCTGCACTATTACATCAGTTTCGGCTCATTCTTGCCACCACACCCTACCTCCAATTATGTTCTCCAGTCCTAGTAATGAAATCCAGGTATTCCTTCCTATACACaataattttattatctttttcaCTTATTCCGAGCTTTACTCCTTTGTATTTAGAGCCTGAGTGGTGCACAGCTTGGAAGGAAGGGCAAGCTGGCATTCGGGCATTGCAGTTCGATACAGGAGACCCAGGTTCAACTGCAGACTCTGCCAGCAGCGCACTCTTTTGAGTACATCGCTTGGAGCATGCCGCTCCACACCTCTGTCTCCAGCCTGCTGGAGATAGCACAGGAATGCTGCTGACTTTCCTTATACTGGATAAGAAATATCTGAGGAAGCAGAGATAAGGGAAAGCATCTTTTCAGCAGAAACAGGGAGGATAAGAGCAATAAAATGATGAGCAAATCCATGAATACTGGGCTAATTCAGTTCTTCATTAAGTGGGATTATTTACTTGCCATAATAATAGCTATTCTGATCCACAATCCTGACCCAGATCAAGGATCTGAACAAGAGTTTGAGCTCATTTGTTCTCTGGTGAAGCAGGCTCAGAGAATTTCTTACAGTGAATGGTTAAGCTTCGGAAAGCTGTGGAATGCCtgtcacttgctccacagccaGCAGAAACAGGTTCTCCCTAGAGGGAAGGCCATTGCCCTTGCGTCTTAGCAGAACACCTCATGAAAATGAACTTAGTCtggattttcacagaatcacagaacagtttgcgttggaagggatttaaagatcatccagttccaaaacccttgtcatgggcagggacacctcccagtgaatctggttgctcaaaccccaatccaacctggccatgaacacctccagggatgggggaatTATAACTTCTCTGGGTCTCCtcgccctcacaggaaaacacttcttcctaagatctcatccaaatctcccctccttaagcttaaaactgttccctctcgtcctatccctgcactccctgatcaagagcccctccccaaactttcctggagcccctttcataccagaaggctgctatgaggtctcgTGATGTCAGAAGAGTGAAAGGTTTCTTACTTTTTAGTTTCTCTGCCTAGTAAAGGTTTGGAGATATCAGTGATAGAGAAGGACCTCTCGTTTGTGATTAATCCATCTTCTCCAAGCCAGTGCAGAACTGTATGGGGCAACAACTGCTCTGCCAGCCGTACCAGCATTTCGCTCTTTATATTTCCTAGGACAGGAGTCCCAAACCTCTCATTAGAACGCTGCACATATTGACAGAGAAATCACCCACTGGATGCTTCCACTCCCATTCACTGTTTCAAAACCCCCACCCTGCGCCAGCAGCAATCACCATCCATAATGATGGAAACTGCAGAAATGCCTTTCCCTGAAcaacaggaaatatttaaagTCCTTTTACCTCGCTCTATGCTCTCcacataaataaacaaaccctGAGTGAATTACTGGAGAGCCACGATCACACATGGAGAACCTTTCATCCCTGTCCCTTAGGAGATCGCTCTGCGGTGTCACCCGACTTGCAGCAGAGGGTTCTGGAGTTGTCATTTTGCCAATGGAGAGACTTAAAGGTCAATCTCCACGTCTCCGATCTTTCCATAAAGTCCTTACATCATTCCTTACACATCATTCTGGAGTCAAACTTTGTccttattccttctttttcatcttaCGTATTTCAACATCAGCACCTTGCATGAAAACTGCTTGTTCaactcaaaataaaatgaaaataaattaatgagagATAAAGAGCTCTTTGATGCAATAACCTTTAATGATTTCTTCCTGGTATATAATTTAGGACAGTGTTTTTCCTGGCTTAATGTTGTAAAGTTTGCATCATAAACAAAAAGCTGATGATTCATAAAACATTATTGCTAATGCATTTTTGAAATTAGCAAGAGACATGTAAAGCATCTTCCTTGTCGACCAGGATTCTTGAAAGGAAACTTCCCTTTGAGAAATTATTCTTGGCACCAATGGCAAGAGTAGCCAGCATCATGGGAAGCAGTAACAGTGGTGACACCCACTGTGGAAGGTATAAATAGAGTTCCGCGGCTACAGGCAACTCGCAGTCTGATTTAATATCAAGCTGTGCATCTTGCTTTGGGCTTCTGCTTGCATTTCCAGCTGCTGTCGCCATGAGTTGCAATATTAAGGAGACTATTACTGTGTCTAGCAAAGGCAGGAGCAGTGGTGGCAGCTGTATCattggtggtggtggaggacCACGGATTTCTTCCTATGGGATAGGCAGTGGCAGAGGTTTTTCTGGAAGGAGTTACTGTGGTGGAGTGAATTATGGAGGGGGACTGAGCGTTGGTAGCTTGGCTGGAGGGAGCTATGGAGGTGGTAACTGCTATGGCAATGGCCTGGGTTTTGGCCTCGGAGGCGGTGTGGTTGTTGGTGGTCTTGGTGGCGACTGTTTGCTTTCATCCTGCGATGAGAAGGTCACCATGCAAAATCTCAACGACCGCCTGGCTTCCTATCTGGACAAGGTGAAGTGCTTGGAGAAGGAGAATGCTGAACTGGAATGCAGAATCAGGGAGTGGTACGCTACACAGGGCCTCTCCTGCGAGCCCCGGGACTACAGCTGCTACTACAAAGAAATCGAAGATCTTCAGAATCAGGTAATCCCCATTTTCACTTGTTCCTTCTCTTCCTAAagcttatttcttatttctgatTTGTGTTTGGATTCTACTGCAGCTTTGGTGCAGTTACATGTCTTTGCGACCATAAATTTTACCAAGTTCCCCTATGTCCCTTCTGAATGTGGGTGCAAATGAAAACTGCAAGGCATTACAGGAGGGATAATActcttaaaaaggaaaaggatcCTCTGTTACTGTGTGTTTTGGATCCACAATTATAAATATGACACTATTGAACATGCTCTGAGGAAATGTAGTGGTGTCAAACCAGCAGGGAGAGCAAAGCAAAGAGAACTAtagaacaaaagcaaagcataCACAGCAAATGCTGCCTCAAATGAAGAGCAGAGTATTTCAAGTTGATTGCTGCAGTGGCACAAAGAGCCTGCTGGTAACATGTCCACAATGAAAGTTATGACTGATGTTAAGGCTTAAAGATACCTCTCAACTTTCTTTGTTGAAGGTCCCTAAGCTTGAAGCCAAGAACATGCCATCCTGAATGTCAGCTGAGTCTTAATGTCTCAATGAAGGTTCTTTAGGTTCATTTCTTGGTGAAGCACCTTTAGACCTTGCTTTCAGACCTTGAAACTCTCACAGCTCTTTAAGTCCCAACCTCTAGACAGTCAATCTCTTTACTGTCAGTTATTAAGGCAAAGCTCCAACTGCTCAGCTCAAGGAACAAGGTTACTTAGGAAAGAAGgtaacagaaaaaggaaattggGAAGACTCACTATCTAACTGTGATCTAAATACATGTCTAGACTACGACAGCAGAGCGAAGTTAGACGTCTCTTGTGGTCTGCTCTTTTCCAGATTGTCTGCGCAACCATTGATAACAACAAGATCATTCTGGACATCGATAACAGCAGGATGGCTGCTGACGACTTCCGCGTGAAGTGAGTGTCCCCCTGGGTGGATGAACCCCCTcgcctcctccctgctcctttacACCGTGCTCGTGGAGCCTCAGTTCACTAATTACAACCTCTGCAGGCCAGTCTCACTGCAACACCACATTAGGGCAGGACGGGATGATGAAACATGTCATGCTCTTGGCCACCAGACCTCCCTTAATTAGTAACCTCGGGTAAAAAAAACTGTGGCAAAAGCATTTGTTGGTgagggctggggacatgggaGGGGCTGGTCCTCAGTGGTATTGTCGGTGCATTTCTACCACAGACCAGTGCAGATAGAgatcagcaaaacagaaatgcagcttAATAAGTGATATCAGACACAGAGATCAGGAACGGGAGAAAAACAGttgaggaagaaaagctttcCCATAACAGATATTGAGCGCAGTGCAGAAATCTAAGGCACGTTCAGCTTAGACAACAAAATCCAGTTTGGAGCAGGTAGGTGGGAAAGGAGATGTTACCCTTctgaatttctgctttcttgcaCAACCGAGGTACGAGACGGAGCTGGCCCTTCGCCAGAGCGTGGAGGCCGACATCAACGGCTTGCGCCAAGTCCTGGATCAGCTGACGCTCTGCAGGTCTGACCTGGAGGCACAGCTGGAGTCGCTGCGGGAGGAGGTCTGCTGCCTGAAGAAGAACCACGAGGAGGTAGGGGAGCCCTTGGGAGCACCGTGGCAAACTTTGCTTCCATGAACGGGCTCTAAATTTCAACATAAAGCTCAACCACTGCCAGGTCCCAGctttcccatcaaacactactAGGAATCAGCCCTGTCTGCATCTTGGTGTGAGGTAGCTCTGgccaagaagcagctgctgctctcgcGGCTGACAATGCCAGAGAGGGTGAAAGCTGCTGCTGACTCCAGTGATCGAGAAAAGAAATTACCCAAGAGATTTGTTGGGGAAAATACTTGCACCATCTTCAAGGGGTTTACAGCCACAGTGGGGAGGGACCATTGCAGCGAGAGCTGCTCTCAACCAGcaagctctgctcctctctgctgccttccCAAAGCTGAACACATCTGATCTGGGTTGTGTTTACAGGAAATGAACTGTCTGAGAAAACAGTCCACGGG
This window contains:
- the LOC138731207 gene encoding keratin, type I cytoskeletal 13-like; this translates as MSCNIKETITVSSKGRSSGGSCIIGGGGGPRISSYGIGSGRGFSGRSYCGGVNYGGGLSVGSLAGGSYGGGNCYGNGLGFGLGGGVVVGGLGGDCLLSSCDEKVTMQNLNDRLASYLDKVKCLEKENAELECRIREWYATQGLSCEPRDYSCYYKEIEDLQNQIVCATIDNNKIILDIDNSRMAADDFRVKYETELALRQSVEADINGLRQVLDQLTLCRSDLEAQLESLREEVCCLKKNHEEEMNCLRKQSTGDVSVEVNACPGPDLRQILEDLRCQYETLIARNRKEVEDWYECKIEEVNREVITSGQEVETCNNQVTELRRQLQALEIDLQAQLSQRNNLESSLAETECQYNTLLGELQNQITCVEQQLAEIRAEIECQNQEYKTLLDVKCRLEQEIQTYRCLLEGGQQDLIHGGGIGTGGGVIRTSHTYTTTSTSHCQPQVPPCKTGDIQVTCRRICD